The Rubrobacter naiadicus DNA segment GCGAGCTCATGGAAAGGGGTTACGCAAAAGTGTCCGAGCAGTCTCGCAGCGAGGGAAACGGCAAGGCCACCGCCGTCGAAGGCAAGAACAGCCTCACGGTCACGGACAACCGCACGGGAAAGACTTATGACATAGAGATAAAAGACGGCACCGTGCGGGCGATGGACTTCCGTCAGATCAAGGTGGACGATGACGACTTCGGGCTCATGACCTACGACCCCGGGTTCACCAACACCGCGAGCTGCCGGAGCGCCATCACCTACATAGACGGCGAGAGGGGCATTTTGCAGCATCGGGGCATCCCGATCGAGGAGCTATGTGAGAAGTCCACCTACCTGGAGGTGGCCTATCTTCTGATCCACGGGCACCTCCCCACGCAGAAGGAGCTCGACGGGTGGGTCTACGAGATAACCCACCACACCTACGTGCACGAGAACATGAAGAGCTTCATGCAGGGCTTCAGGCACGACGCCCACCCGATGGGGATGCTGCTCGCGAGCGTGGGGGCGCTCTCCACCTTCTACCCGGAGGCCAAGAACATAGACGACGAGGAGCAGCAGCACCTGGCGGCGGTGCGTCTGATCGCGAAGATGCCCACGCTCGCTGCCTTCGCCTACCGGCACTCGCTCGGGTTGCCTTACGTCTATCCGGACAACGATCTCTCCTACGCCGGCAACCTGCTCTCGATGCTCTTCAAGATGGCCGAGCCGCGTTACGAGCCCGATCCCAGGCTCGAGAAGGCGCTCGACACCCTCTTCATCCTGCACGCCGACCACGAGCAGAACTGCTCGGCGGCCGCCGTCAGGGTCGTCGGCTCCTCGCGCGTCGACCCATACACCGCCATCGCCGCAGGGGTCGCCGGACTCTACGGCCCGCTGCACGGTGGGGCGAACGTCGCCGTGCTCAAGATGCTGCAGCGCATCGGCAAGGTGGAGAACATCCCGGACTTCCTCGAGACCGTCAAGCAGGGCAAGGAGCGCCTGATGGGCTTCGGCCACAGGGTCTACAAGAACTACGACCCGCGCGCCAGGATCATCAAGAGCCACGTCGACGAGGTGCTCGAGGTCACCGGCAAGAACAGCCCCTGGCTAGAGATCGCCGTCGAGCTGGAGAAGCGGGCGCTCGACGACGAGTACTTCACCAGCCGCAAGCTCTACCCGAACGTGGATTTCTACTCCGGGCTCATCTACGAGGCGCTCGGCATCCCGACCGACGCCTTCACCGTGATGTTCGCCATCCCGCGGACCTCCGGCTGGATCGCCCAGTGGCTGGAGATGCTCCACGATCCGGAGCTCAAGATAGCGCGTCCGCGTCAGATCTACACCGGAGAGCTAAACCAGCGCTACGTGCCGATCGAGGAGCGCGGATAGAGCGGGCTTCTCGCAGCCGCGGTGGAAAGGAGGGCGGCCTATCCCGGGCCGCCCTCTTCCATCACCGCCTCGTAGAGGCGCTGCTGCCGGGCGAGGGCCTCGCGGTAGGCCTCGTGCCTGCCTTCGTCGGGCTCGAAGGTCTCGCCGAGCGGTACTTCTGCCTCTTCCAGCTTCAGTACGCCGAGGCGTTCGAGGGCCAGTAGCGCCGCCCCCCGGCTCGAGGCCTCCTCCACCCCCGAGAGCGTCACCGGACGCCCGAGCGCATCCGACATGATCTGGGTCCACACCGGCGAGGAGAGGAGGCCGCCGCCGGTGGCTATGACCTCCTTCTCTCCCGGGATGGCCTCTTCGAGCGCCCGGGCGATGAGCGAGAAGCGCAGCGCGACGGCCTCGAGCGCGGCCCGCAGGATGTCCCCGGGTCGGCTGGCGAGCGAGAGGCCGAGGATCGCGCCGTTCGCGTCGTCGGACCAGGTGGGGCCGCGCTCCCCGGCCAGAAGCGGCAGGAAGGTGAGCCCGTGCGAGTCGGGCTCCATCTTCGCTATCTCTTTCTCCGCCTCTTCTATCTCTGGAAGCCTCAGCGTCTGCGTGAGCCAGCTTACGAGGTTGCCCCCGTTGGAGAGCGCTCCACCCATCACGAAACGCTCCGCGTCGGCCCGGTAGCACCAGGGGCCGTCCGGGATCTCCACGCTCTTTGCCTTCCAGAGCGCGCGCATCGCGCCGCTGGTGCCGACCATGAGCGCGAGCCTCTCCCTCGTGGTGCAGCCGCTGCCGATGTTCGAGCAGGCTCCGTCCCCGGCCGCGGGGAACCAGGGCACGTTTGCCAGCTGCGGCCACCGCTTCGCCCACTCTTCGGCGAGGCCTTGCGCGGGATCGTCGGAGATGGGGGAGAGCTGGTCTTCGGTTATGGGGAGGGCTTCGATCAGCTCTTCATCCCAGCGCTTCTCGTTCTGGTCGAGGAGGCCGGTTGCCGATGCCATCGAGGTGCCTATGGTGAGGTTGTCGCTGCCGAAGAAGCGGCTGTAGAAGTACTCGGCCGGGGAGATCCAACGCGCCGTCCTCTCGAAGCGCTCCGGGTGCTCCTCGCTCAGCCACAGGAGCTTGGCCGGTAGATAGCTGGAGTGCAACACGCACCCCGTCCTGCGGTGCACCTCGCGTTCGTCGAGCCTCTCGCGCAGCTTTCTCGCGGCGCCGGCGGAGCGGCGGTCGGCCCAGGTGAGGATGTCCGTGGTGGGCTCCCCCGACCCGTCCACCCCGAGGACGGCGTGCCAGAAGGTGCTGAATGCCACCCCGGCCACCGCTGCATCCCCGGCGTGCTTGAGCGTCTCGTCCACCGCGCGGACGACGAGCGAGAAGAGATCGTCCGGGTCCTTTATTGCCCCACCGTCCGGGGTGTACTCGAGGGTGTGCTCGAGCTTCGTCTCTGTGCCCTCGACGTACGCTGCCTTCTCGTCGTAGAGCGAGGCCCTGACCGAGGAGGATCCCACGTCCACCGCCAGAACCCGCGTCTCGCCGCTCTCTTCGTTCACCTCTTCCCAAACCCTCCGTTCGTCTCGCTGCAGATCAGTTTAGCAGCACGGTGCCCCGTTCAACTCCGGCGGCTCCGGATGTAGAATCCCCGTTGGAAGGCCGTACGAGAGAGACGGGGGGAGGTCGTTTCCTTGAGGCCGCTGTATCTGCTGGCCCTGGTGCCGTTCATCGGGATACTCGGTGGCATATTCTTCGCCAACCGAATCGAGCCTTTCGTGCTCGGGATGCCGTTCATACTGTTCTGGATCGTGCTGTGGGTCGTCCTGACCTCGGTGGTGATGGCGATCATCTACAGGCTCGACCCGCAGAACAGGGAGGAAGAGCGTTGAACGTGGCGCTCGCGATCATACTGGTCTTTTTGCTGCTCGCGATCTACCTGGGCATCCGCGCCCGGCGCGGCAAGGACATGGACCTCGAGCAGTGGGCCGTCGGTGGGCGGGGTTTCGGGACGATCTTCGTCTTTTTGCTTTTGGCCGGGGAGATCTACACGACGTTCACCTTCCTGGGCGGGAGCGGCTGGGCCTACGGGGAGGGCGGGCCGGCGTTCTACATCCTCTCCTACGGGTCGCTGGCTTACGTCATCTCTTACTGGCTCCTGCCCGCGATCTGGCGCTACGGCAGGGAGAAACGGCTGCACTCCCAGGCGGACTTCTTCGCGAGCAAGTACGAGAGCCGCTCCCTGGGCGTGCTCGTCTCGATCGTCGCGGTGGTCGCGATGGTGCCATCGTATCTGGTGTTACAGCTCAAGGGACTCGGGCTCATAGTCTCGGTCGCCTCCTACGGCGCGATCTCCTCGAACGTGGCCATAACCATCGGGGCGGCGGCGGTGACGCTCTACGTCATGATCAGCGGCATCCGCGGCTCGGCGTGGACCGCCGTGATAAAGGACATAATGGTCCTCTCGGTGGCGGTCTTCCTCGGGATCTACTTCCCCCTGAAACTCTACGGCGGGATGGGGGAGATGTTCCACAGGATACAGCAGCACGATCCGGGCTTCCTCGCGTTGCCGCACACGGGATACAACGTCGTCTGGTTCGTCTCGACGGTCCTCCTGACCGCCCTCGGCTTCTACATGTGGCCGCACACGTTCGGTTCGATCTTCTCGGCCAGGGAAGCGCGCGTCTTCCGGCGCAACGCGGTCTACCTGCCGCTCTACCAGCTCATCCTGCTCTTCGTCTTTTTAGTGGGTTTCGCTGCGATCCTGGCGGTGCCGGGTCTCAAGGGAGACCAGGTGGACCTGGCCCTGCTCAGGCTCTCCCGGAGCTCCTTCGACCCATGGCTCGTCGGGCTCATCGGGGCGGCGGGGCTCCTCACCGCGCTCGTGCCGGGCTCGATGCTCCTGATGACCTCGGCGACGATCCTCTCTAAGAACGTCTACCGGGCGTTCGTACCCTCCGCGAGCGAGGAGCGGGTGAACCGGCTGGCCAAGGCGCTCGTTCCCGTCGTGGCTCTGGTCGCCTGGTACTTCACGATCAACAGCGGCAAGACCATCGTGATCCTGCTGCTCCTCGGGTACAGCTTCGTCACCCAGCTCTTCCCGTCCCTGATCTCGAGCCTCCTGCCGAACAACTTCGTGAACAAGTGGGGGGCGGCGGCCGGGATCATCGTCGGGGTGGCCATCGTTACCTACGCGACCGTGGGCGGGCTCGGGACCGGTGACCTTCTGCCCTTCCTCCCGCCGGCGCTCGCCGATATAAACAACGGGGTGGTGGCGCTCGTCGCCAACGCGATAGTTACGGTCGGTGTGAGCCTGGCGACCCGTCCCTTCGTCGCCCGGTCCTCGGCACCGACGACGTGATGGAGCGGGGTGAGGCGCTCGCCGTGGTGAGCGGCGGGCTGGACTCGGTGACGCTGGCCCATCTTCTCGCGGACGAGGGCTACTCGCTGCATCTGCTCTCCTTCGACTACGGACAGCGGCACGGAAAGGAGCTCGAGTACGCCCGTCGCTGCGCGGAGCGGCTCGGGGCCTCCTTCGACGTCGTGGACCTCTCCGGAGTCGGGAGGTTGCTCTCGGGCTCGGCGCTAACCGACGAGGTCGAAGTCCCCCACGGTCGCTACGACGAGGAGAGCATGTCCGTGACGGTCGTGCCGAACCGCAACGCGATCTTTTTGTCCGTGGCCTACGGAGCCGCGGTGGCGCGGGGCTCGGTGCTGGTGGCGGCGGCGATGCACGCGGGCGACCACCCCGTCTACCCGGACTGCCGCCCGGAGTTCGTCCGGAGCTTCGAGGAGATGGAGCTCCGGGCGATAGAAGGGCTGGGGTATCCGGGATTGCGCCTGTACACGCCTTTCATCCGCAAGACCAAGGCGGAGATAGTAGGGATCGGGGCTTCCCTCGGCGTGCCCTTCGAGGAGACCTGGAGCTGCTACGAGGGGGGCGAGCTCCACTGCGGGCTGTGCGGTACATGCACCGAGCGCAGGGAGGCGTTCGAGCTCGCCGGCGTGGAGGACCCGACGGAGTACCGGGGCTAACCCAGCTCTTTTGCGAGGTGCAGCAGGTCCCGGACCACGAGGTCCGGCTCGATGTCCCACGGATCGAGGAGCGTTTTGGGGTCGCGCCGCACCCAGGCGGCCCGCATCCCGAAGGACTTCGCTCCGATCACGTCGAACGGGTTGCTGGAGACGAGCCACACCTCTTCCGGTGCACCCCCGAGCCTCTCGCAGGCGTGGCGGTAGACCTCCGGGTCGGGTTTGAAGCTCTTCACCTCGTCGGCGCTTATCACAGTGTTGAGGTACTCGAACAGGCCGGCCTGCTCGAGTACCTTCCGCGCGCTCTCCTCCACGCCGTTGGAGAAGGCGGACATTTCGTGCCCCTGCGAACGCAGCGCCCGGAGTCCAGGCAGGGCGTCTTCGAAGGCGGGAAGGCTCTGGTAAGCGGAGATGAGGTTTCTCTCGTCCTCTCGCGAGAGCTCGAGGCCCACGCTCTGCGTGGCGAAGGCGAGTGCCTGGCGGGTACAGACCCCGAAATCCTCGTAGCGGCGCATCAGCGCCCGCCGAAAGGTGTATTCGAGCTGCTTCTCACGCCAGAGTTTTGCGAGGTGCCCGGCTTTCTCTCCGGCGAACGGCTCGAGCTTCTCCTCCATCTTCAATGGATCTACGAGCGTTCCGTAGATGTCGAAAGCCAGGGTCTCCGGCATCGCTATCTCCTCCATCGGGATCTCTTGCTGCCCTAGAGAGGATAACAGCTTCGAAACGGAGCGAGCCCCGGCCCTTCAGGCGGAGTCGGGGCTCGTCCGGAGGGGTTCCGGTCAGTCTTCCAGGACGAAGGTCACCTCCATGTTCACCCTGTAGGCGGTGATGTCGCCGTTCTCGACCGTGACGTTCATGTCCTTGATCCAGGCGCCCTCCACGTTGCGCAGCGTCTTCGTGGCGCGGGCTATGCCCTCCCTGATGGCGCCTTCGAAGCTCTCGGGCGAGGTCGCGCTGATCTCGGTGACCCTGGCTACCGACATGGCTTTCCTCTCCTCCTTGCTCTTCACCCACCTTCGGGGTAAAGAGTCTTACCCGCCCGAGAAAATACTAAACGTTACTTTGAGCTGAGAGGTGGCTCACCAGTATGGGGCTGCTGGTAGGCCGTTTCGATCCTCCGGCCGGTTCGATGGTGACGGCGACCGCCTGGGCTTTCTTTGCCCTGACCTGAACGGGGACGGCGACCGCCTTACCGCTCGGCGTGAAGAGCCCGGCGGGCTTCGGGGTGCCGTTCTCTATGACCCATATCTGATAGGTCTTGCCGTCTGGGGCGGGCGGCAGGTTGCTCGCCGTGAGGATCATCTTCCCGTTCCTCATCCGGAGTACCTCAGCCGAGGCTCCCTTCGCCGGGCCGGAGCTCCGCATCGCGTGTGCCTTGAGGTTTTCAACCTGTCCCTGCAGGTTGTGGTTCTCGCTCCGGAGGTTCCCGAGCTCCCTCTGCAGGAGCCCGTTCCAGACGAGGAGCCCCGCCACCGCGAGCGCCGCCCCTGCCGCGGCCAGGGTGCGCGGACGAAGGATCCACCCCAACCTGTCTTTCAGGGCGTTGCGCGCTTCGCCGCCGGAGGTTGCCTCGGAGCGCACTCTGGCCAGCACCCTGCGGCGCAACTCGGGGGAGGGTTCCTGCTCGGGAGGCGAGAGGGCGAGCAGGCCCGCTATCGCGCCGAGTTCCTCTATCTCGGCCTGCTTCTCCGGGTGGCGAGCCAGGTAGCTCTCGAACTCGCGCCGCTCTTCTTCGGTGAGCGCGCCGAGGACGTAGGCCTCTTTCAGCTCCTCGAAACGTTCGTGTTCCATCCCGCTCACTGTGGCAGCCTCAGATCCCTCGCGTCGAAGTAATCTTTTATCTTCTTGAGGCCCAGCCTCATCCTGCCTTTCACCGTTCCGAGCGGCAGCCCGAGCAGCTCGGCGATCTCCGTGTGGGTATAACCCGAGAAGTACGCGAGCTCCAGTATCTTCAGCTGCTCCGGCGGCAGGCTCTTGAGGGCTTCGCGCACCTGCTCCCGCTGGGTGTTCTGCCAGGTCTCGGTGAAGGCCTCGCTTTGTTGCGCACCGGATGTTGCGGCCTGCGCCCGGTCCTCGGTCCTGCGGCGGCTGGCCGCGGATCGCAGCTGGTCTATGCCGCCGTTGTGGACGATCGTGAGCAGCCAGTTCCTCACGCTGCCGCGCTCCGCCCGGTAGCTCCCCGCCGAACGCCACGCCTTGAAGAAGGACTCCTGCACGAGGTCTTCTGCTGCCTGTCGCTCACCCATCATCCGGTAGGCGAGCGAGTACGCCGCCCGGCTGTGCCGGTCGTACAGGCATGCGAAGGCGTCGGCGTCACCCGCTGCGGCGAGCGAGATGAGGTCTTCGTCTGCGAGCAGCAGGTATCTTCTCGGGACGTCGCCCATACCACAGTATACGCAGGTGCCGGATGCCCAGATCAGACGCCGGCGTCGGAAATTTCCGGGGGATTGGTGATCCGGGCACCACCCGCTTCCGTAAGAGCCGGTGAAGAACAGTGAAGATCGATTGAGGGGGTTTGAGGTTCGGAGAAAAAGCGGTTGGCTTGATGGACGTCCGTGCTGGTGATTAGGAAAGGAGCGTTTACGGATGAGTGGTGTCGAGGACCGTGGAGGTCCTGTGGTGCTTGATCGGGAGGTCTCGCGCCGCGGCTTCCTGAAGACCGCCGTGGCGGTTGGGGCGGCGCTGTCTGCTGCGGGCGTCGGCGGCTTCGGCGTCGCCGTGCGGCAGGCCCAGGCACAGAGCAAGGAGTACACGACTTACCAGGGCCTCGGCGACGTCAAGATCCTCTCCTTCGCCTACCTGCTCGAGGAACTGGAGGGGACCTTCTACGACCAGGGAGTGAAGTCTGGCATATTCAGCGGCGAGGCTCTCACGTTCATAACCGACATCCGCGACAACGAGATGGCGCACGCCCAGGCCCTGGCCTCGACGTTGCAGAAGGCCGGTGCACCGGTGCCCCAGACGCCGAACTTCACCTTCCCGAACGGGACCTTCAGCGACACGGGGGCTTTCCTGAAGCTCGCGGCGACCTTCGAGCCGACCGGAATCGGGGCGTACCAGGGAGCGGCGCCCGCGATAAAGAACAAAGACTATCTGGCGGCGGCCCTCTCGATCCACAACGCCGAGTGCCGCCACTGGGATGCGATCAAGATCCTGCAGGGCATCGTGCCGCCGAACAACGTGCCCTTCGAGAAGGCGCTGACGCTGCAGACGGTTCAGTCTAGGGTCAAGCCGTTCGGGATCACGGGCTGAAGGGGAGGTAGAGAATGAAAGAACAGACAGGCACCGAGGCTGCGGTGCTCGAAGGCACCCGCAGCCGCAGAGACTTCTTCAAGCTGGCCGGTCTCGCCGGGGCGGGTGCGGTGATGGGCTCGGTCGCCCTCGCTCCGAAGGCCTTCGCCCAGGGCACGAGCAACTACGGGAGCGACCTGGACATCGCCAACTTCGCGCTGACGCTGGAGTATCTGGAGGCCACGTTCTACGAGAACGCCGTCGACTCTGGGGTGCTCTCGGGGGATGCGCTCAAGGTGGTGACGGCGCTGCGTGACCACGAGCAGGCGCACGTGGATGCCCTGATCTCTCTGATCAAGAGCGCCGGTGGGACCCCGGTCTCCAAGCCGCAGTTCACCTTCCCCTCGGGGGCTACCTCGAGCGAGAGCTCCATCCTGAACCTCGCGGCTACCTTTGAACCGGTTGGTGTGGGGGCCTACCTGGGCGCCGCTCCGGCCATACAGAGCCCCGACGTGCTCGCCGCCGCCGGGAGCATCGCCGGGGTGGAGGGCGAGCACGTCGTCGCTGTGAACAACCTGCTGGGTAATGCCGCCGCCACGCTGGAGGCTTTCCCGGCCGCACTCACCAAGGACGAGGTGCTCGCCAAGATAGCCCCGTTCCTCGGGATGGGCTCGATGATGAACACCGGCGGCGGTTCGCGCAGAGACTGGTACCGCAACGCGCACGTCTAGCGGGGAGAGAGGCTTGAGCCCGGGCTCTCTTATGCGGAGGAGCAGGACGGCGTTATTGGCCGTCCTGCCCCTCGTCGTGATCTTCTCCCTTGCCGGTTGTGGGAGCACGCCCGTCGCCAGAAAGGCTCCCGGAGCGGGCGAAAGTGTCGCCTCGCACCGTGCAACGAAAGCGGGGCACCAGGTCGGGAAAGACTCCGGGCGCACAGACGTTGTTCGGAAGACCGCACGGAAGACGACTGGTGCTACTCCTGAGGGAGGCGTGACCGTAAAGCCCGCCGATCCCAGAGAGGTTCTCTCCAGGAAGAAGCTTCCTGACGGGTTCCCCGGCTATCGGGGCTGGAACGAGAAAAGGACCGGCGACGCTTCGCAGAAGATGATCTCGGTCGGGACGTCGGCCGGCGCCATACCGGCGGTCAGGCCTTTCAATTTCGGCCGCGATCCCGGCGGCCCCAAGGACAAGAAACTCTACCTCTCCATCCCGAAGATAGGGTTGCACGATGTGCCGGTCTACAACTCGGTCGATCCGGCGAAGCTCGACGAAGGAGCGGTGCACGTGCCGGCGACGGGGTTCCCCTGGCAGAAGGGAGCAAACGTCTACATCGCCGGCCACCGCCTCGGATACCCGAACACGGGATCTCTCTACCTCTTCTACCACCTGCCGCAGCTTACGGATGGAGACGAGGTGATCCTGAAGGACTCCGCCGGCAGGGAGTACGTCTACCGGGTCGTGAGGAAGGAGACCGTGGGGCCTGAGAACGTGCAGGTGATGAACCCGGTACCGGGAAAATCTCTCGTCACCCTTCAGACCTGTACCCTCCCGCACTACACCAAGCGGATCATAGTGCAGGCCGAAATGGTCGGGGGGTCCCAGGGATGAGGCCCATGATGATATATTGACGCCATGGTGACCGACCTTTTCCAACCGCTGCACCTTCTGATCCTCTTCGCCATCGTCCTCGTCGTCGTGGGCCCCCGGCGTGCGGTGCGTCTGGCCCGCGGGGTGGGAGACGGGCTCGGGAAGATGAGCCGATACCGGCAGGAACTCCGGGCGGGCGTCACCTCCGCGCTCACCGGCGGGGAGAAGGGCGGCCGGAAGAAAGAGCGTTGAGCGGGGAGGTGGCTCCCCGCGGGGGCTCCGCGAAACCGGGGCTGCGCCTGAGCATCCTCTCGAGCGGGAGCTCGGGGAACGTCGCCTACGTCGAGGCCTCGGGACGCGGTTTTCTCGTCGACGCCGGGTTGTCCTGCCGCAGGGTCGAGCGCTTGCTCGCTCGTATCGGACGTGGCATCGATGACGTCGAGGCGGTCCTCGTCACCCACGGTCACACCGACCACACCTCCGGGATCCGTTCGCTGGTGCGCAAGTGCGGGGTGCAGGTCTACGCCGCCCGTGGCGTCTGGGATGCTCCCGGGGTCGCGTCCGTCGAGGTAGCGGAGCCCTTCGAGGTCTGCGGGGTGGAGGCGACCTACTTCGAGGTGCCCCACGACGCCCCGACCTGTGGTCTGAGGCTCCGTACGGAGGGGGTTTCGGCGGCTTTCGCCACCGATCTCGGGGAGGTGACGCCGCAGACCCTCGGCTGGATGAGCGGCGCGCGGGCGCTGGTCCTGGAGGCGAATCACGACCCGCAGTGGCTGCGTCGAGGACCTTATCCCGAGGAACTCAAGCGCAGGATCCTCTCCGGCAGCGGGCACCTCTCCAACCAGCAGGCAGCCGAAGCGGCGCTCGCCCTGGCTCCGCACGGTCTCTCGGAGATCGTCCTCGCACACCTCTCCGAGACCAACAATTCCCCGGCGCGCGCCTGCGGGACCGTCGCCCGGGTGCTGCGCGAGGCCGGTTACGGCCGGGTCCGGATCCGGGCCGCGATGCGCGGGCGGCCCACGCCCTGGGTCGAGGTCGATCCCTGCTCCGGGCACCCGGACGACGGTTGCGTCCGCGGCCTGACGGACCGACTCTTCGGCGTGGGGCGGTGATCCGTCGGGCCACCATCGTCGCCGTCGGGAAGCTCCGGGGGTGGGCCGCCGGGGGTTGTGAGGAGTATCTGAGTAGGCTTCGCCGGTACTTCGCGGTCGAGGTCGTCGAGGTTCGCGAGGAGGATATCAACCGGCGGAGCCCGGAGGAGGTGCTCTCGGCGGAGGCCGGGCGTCTCTTGCGTCGTCTGCCGCAGGGTGCGTACACGGTGGTCCTTGATCGTGAGCGCGGCAGGGAGCTCTCTTCGGAGGAGCTCGCCCGGAGGCTCTCCTCGCTCGGACTCTCCGGGTGGAGCCACGTGGCCTTCGTCGTCGGCGGTCCGCTGGGCCTCGACGGGGCGGTGCTCGAGCGCGCCGACCTGGTGCTCTCCTTCGGGCGCATTACGCTT contains these protein-coding regions:
- a CDS encoding citrate synthase produces the protein MSEQSRSEGNGKATAVEGKNSLTVTDNRTGKTYDIEIKDGTVRAMDFRQIKVDDDDFGLMTYDPGFTNTASCRSAITYIDGERGILQHRGIPIEELCEKSTYLEVAYLLIHGHLPTQKELDGWVYEITHHTYVHENMKSFMQGFRHDAHPMGMLLASVGALSTFYPEAKNIDDEEQQHLAAVRLIAKMPTLAAFAYRHSLGLPYVYPDNDLSYAGNLLSMLFKMAEPRYEPDPRLEKALDTLFILHADHEQNCSAAAVRVVGSSRVDPYTAIAAGVAGLYGPLHGGANVAVLKMLQRIGKVENIPDFLETVKQGKERLMGFGHRVYKNYDPRARIIKSHVDEVLEVTGKNSPWLEIAVELEKRALDDEYFTSRKLYPNVDFYSGLIYEALGIPTDAFTVMFAIPRTSGWIAQWLEMLHDPELKIARPRQIYTGELNQRYVPIEERG
- a CDS encoding gluconokinase, with the translated sequence MNEESGETRVLAVDVGSSSVRASLYDEKAAYVEGTETKLEHTLEYTPDGGAIKDPDDLFSLVVRAVDETLKHAGDAAVAGVAFSTFWHAVLGVDGSGEPTTDILTWADRRSAGAARKLRERLDEREVHRRTGCVLHSSYLPAKLLWLSEEHPERFERTARWISPAEYFYSRFFGSDNLTIGTSMASATGLLDQNEKRWDEELIEALPITEDQLSPISDDPAQGLAEEWAKRWPQLANVPWFPAAGDGACSNIGSGCTTRERLALMVGTSGAMRALWKAKSVEIPDGPWCYRADAERFVMGGALSNGGNLVSWLTQTLRLPEIEEAEKEIAKMEPDSHGLTFLPLLAGERGPTWSDDANGAILGLSLASRPGDILRAALEAVALRFSLIARALEEAIPGEKEVIATGGGLLSSPVWTQIMSDALGRPVTLSGVEEASSRGAALLALERLGVLKLEEAEVPLGETFEPDEGRHEAYREALARQQRLYEAVMEEGGPG
- a CDS encoding DUF3311 domain-containing protein, encoding MRPLYLLALVPFIGILGGIFFANRIEPFVLGMPFILFWIVLWVVLTSVVMAIIYRLDPQNREEER
- a CDS encoding sodium:solute symporter family protein, with amino-acid sequence MNVALAIILVFLLLAIYLGIRARRGKDMDLEQWAVGGRGFGTIFVFLLLAGEIYTTFTFLGGSGWAYGEGGPAFYILSYGSLAYVISYWLLPAIWRYGREKRLHSQADFFASKYESRSLGVLVSIVAVVAMVPSYLVLQLKGLGLIVSVASYGAISSNVAITIGAAAVTLYVMISGIRGSAWTAVIKDIMVLSVAVFLGIYFPLKLYGGMGEMFHRIQQHDPGFLALPHTGYNVVWFVSTVLLTALGFYMWPHTFGSIFSAREARVFRRNAVYLPLYQLILLFVFLVGFAAILAVPGLKGDQVDLALLRLSRSSFDPWLVGLIGAAGLLTALVPGSMLLMTSATILSKNVYRAFVPSASEERVNRLAKALVPVVALVAWYFTINSGKTIVILLLLGYSFVTQLFPSLISSLLPNNFVNKWGAAAGIIVGVAIVTYATVGGLGTGDLLPFLPPALADINNGVVALVANAIVTVGVSLATRPFVARSSAPTT
- the queC gene encoding 7-cyano-7-deazaguanine synthase QueC; translated protein: MERGEALAVVSGGLDSVTLAHLLADEGYSLHLLSFDYGQRHGKELEYARRCAERLGASFDVVDLSGVGRLLSGSALTDEVEVPHGRYDEESMSVTVVPNRNAIFLSVAYGAAVARGSVLVAAAMHAGDHPVYPDCRPEFVRSFEEMELRAIEGLGYPGLRLYTPFIRKTKAEIVGIGASLGVPFEETWSCYEGGELHCGLCGTCTERREAFELAGVEDPTEYRG
- a CDS encoding haloacid dehalogenase type II — translated: MEEIAMPETLAFDIYGTLVDPLKMEEKLEPFAGEKAGHLAKLWREKQLEYTFRRALMRRYEDFGVCTRQALAFATQSVGLELSREDERNLISAYQSLPAFEDALPGLRALRSQGHEMSAFSNGVEESARKVLEQAGLFEYLNTVISADEVKSFKPDPEVYRHACERLGGAPEEVWLVSSNPFDVIGAKSFGMRAAWVRRDPKTLLDPWDIEPDLVVRDLLHLAKELG
- a CDS encoding dodecin family protein translates to MSVARVTEISATSPESFEGAIREGIARATKTLRNVEGAWIKDMNVTVENGDITAYRVNMEVTFVLED
- a CDS encoding anti-sigma factor, with product MEHERFEELKEAYVLGALTEEERREFESYLARHPEKQAEIEELGAIAGLLALSPPEQEPSPELRRRVLARVRSEATSGGEARNALKDRLGWILRPRTLAAAGAALAVAGLLVWNGLLQRELGNLRSENHNLQGQVENLKAHAMRSSGPAKGASAEVLRMRNGKMILTASNLPPAPDGKTYQIWVIENGTPKPAGLFTPSGKAVAVPVQVRAKKAQAVAVTIEPAGGSKRPTSSPILVSHLSAQSNV
- a CDS encoding RNA polymerase sigma factor, producing the protein MGDVPRRYLLLADEDLISLAAAGDADAFACLYDRHSRAAYSLAYRMMGERQAAEDLVQESFFKAWRSAGSYRAERGSVRNWLLTIVHNGGIDQLRSAASRRRTEDRAQAATSGAQQSEAFTETWQNTQREQVREALKSLPPEQLKILELAYFSGYTHTEIAELLGLPLGTVKGRMRLGLKKIKDYFDARDLRLPQ
- a CDS encoding ferritin-like domain-containing protein produces the protein MSGVEDRGGPVVLDREVSRRGFLKTAVAVGAALSAAGVGGFGVAVRQAQAQSKEYTTYQGLGDVKILSFAYLLEELEGTFYDQGVKSGIFSGEALTFITDIRDNEMAHAQALASTLQKAGAPVPQTPNFTFPNGTFSDTGAFLKLAATFEPTGIGAYQGAAPAIKNKDYLAAALSIHNAECRHWDAIKILQGIVPPNNVPFEKALTLQTVQSRVKPFGITG
- a CDS encoding ferritin-like domain-containing protein, whose translation is MKEQTGTEAAVLEGTRSRRDFFKLAGLAGAGAVMGSVALAPKAFAQGTSNYGSDLDIANFALTLEYLEATFYENAVDSGVLSGDALKVVTALRDHEQAHVDALISLIKSAGGTPVSKPQFTFPSGATSSESSILNLAATFEPVGVGAYLGAAPAIQSPDVLAAAGSIAGVEGEHVVAVNNLLGNAAATLEAFPAALTKDEVLAKIAPFLGMGSMMNTGGGSRRDWYRNAHV
- a CDS encoding class E sortase, translating into MTVKPADPREVLSRKKLPDGFPGYRGWNEKRTGDASQKMISVGTSAGAIPAVRPFNFGRDPGGPKDKKLYLSIPKIGLHDVPVYNSVDPAKLDEGAVHVPATGFPWQKGANVYIAGHRLGYPNTGSLYLFYHLPQLTDGDEVILKDSAGREYVYRVVRKETVGPENVQVMNPVPGKSLVTLQTCTLPHYTKRIIVQAEMVGGSQG
- a CDS encoding Sec-independent protein translocase subunit TatA/TatB codes for the protein MVTDLFQPLHLLILFAIVLVVVGPRRAVRLARGVGDGLGKMSRYRQELRAGVTSALTGGEKGGRKKER
- a CDS encoding MBL fold metallo-hydrolase, whose product is MSGEVAPRGGSAKPGLRLSILSSGSSGNVAYVEASGRGFLVDAGLSCRRVERLLARIGRGIDDVEAVLVTHGHTDHTSGIRSLVRKCGVQVYAARGVWDAPGVASVEVAEPFEVCGVEATYFEVPHDAPTCGLRLRTEGVSAAFATDLGEVTPQTLGWMSGARALVLEANHDPQWLRRGPYPEELKRRILSGSGHLSNQQAAEAALALAPHGLSEIVLAHLSETNNSPARACGTVARVLREAGYGRVRIRAAMRGRPTPWVEVDPCSGHPDDGCVRGLTDRLFGVGR